One genomic region from Methanocaldococcus fervens AG86 encodes:
- a CDS encoding GbsR/MarR family transcriptional regulator produces the protein MEEAKRLIIELFSEIAKIHGLNKSVGAVYAVLYLSNKPLTISDIMEELKISKGNVSMSLKKLEELGFVKKAWIKGERKNYYIIVDGFTSFKDVVKKKYNLIVKAYEDLKKLEESCSEEEREFIKQKIKGIERLKKVSEKTLELFDELEKCNIR, from the coding sequence ATGGAAGAAGCTAAGAGATTAATTATTGAACTGTTTTCAGAGATTGCAAAAATTCATGGGCTTAACAAATCTGTAGGGGCGGTTTATGCCGTTCTATATTTATCCAATAAACCTTTAACAATCTCAGATATCATGGAAGAGTTAAAGATTAGCAAAGGAAATGTTAGCATGTCTTTAAAAAAACTTGAAGAGCTTGGATTTGTAAAAAAGGCATGGATTAAAGGGGAAAGAAAAAATTATTACATAATTGTTGATGGATTTACATCATTTAAAGATGTTGTTAAGAAAAAATACAATTTAATTGTAAAAGCTTATGAAGATCTAAAAAAATTGGAGGAAAGTTGTAGTGAAGAAGAGAGAGAATTTATAAAGCAAAAAATTAAGGGCATTGAAAGATTAAAAAAAGTTTCTGAAAAGACGCTTGAATTGTTTGATGAGCTTGAAAAATGTAATATAAGGTAG
- a CDS encoding FmdE family protein has translation MDEELKKVVEFHGHLCPGLAIGYRVAKYVQKFFKKSEDEELVAIVENNSCSVDAIQYMLSCTFGKGNLIFKDNGKHVYTFYSRNTGKAIRIYFKKYMFEEFSDKFHVKEFLKKYNSGELSKEELELFNKIRSEATNNILNAKDDDLFDVKEVEIEPPKKAKLFPSIKCQECGEYFMEIKGRVINGKIVCKECFEKLVRG, from the coding sequence GTGGATGAGGAATTAAAAAAAGTTGTTGAATTTCATGGGCATCTTTGTCCAGGATTGGCTATTGGTTATAGAGTAGCTAAATATGTCCAAAAATTTTTCAAAAAGTCAGAGGATGAGGAGTTAGTAGCTATTGTTGAAAACAACTCCTGCAGTGTCGATGCAATACAGTATATGCTAAGCTGCACCTTTGGAAAGGGAAATTTGATATTTAAAGATAATGGAAAGCACGTCTATACCTTCTATTCAAGAAATACTGGAAAAGCAATTAGAATTTATTTTAAAAAATATATGTTTGAAGAATTTAGTGATAAATTCCATGTTAAAGAGTTCCTTAAAAAATACAACTCTGGAGAGTTAAGTAAAGAAGAATTGGAATTATTTAATAAAATAAGATCTGAAGCAACCAACAATATACTAAATGCCAAAGATGATGATTTATTTGATGTAAAAGAGGTTGAAATAGAACCTCCTAAAAAAGCTAAGCTCTTTCCATCCATAAAATGTCAAGAATGTGGGGAGTATTTCATGGAAATTAAAGGAAGAGTGATAAATGGGAAAATTGTCTGTAAAGAATGTTTTGAAAAGCTGGTTAGGGGATAG
- a CDS encoding selenium metabolism-associated LysR family transcriptional regulator, which yields MDPKISYFQTFIVASKTKSFSKAAKRLGITQGTVSNHISALEKYFDAQLFLRTPEGVDLTPEGKIFYERAEKILDLLNEAKLLMRAIHENPEGFIRIYASTTPGEHILPSIIKEYKNTYKNVDFEITITDSERCFKALDEGLADIAAVGYLKNKNYEHTIIGKDRLVLIVPPNHPLAEKGVAKLEDILKEDYIDREEGSGTREAFIKALNDKGYSIMDLNVIMRLGSHSAVITAVSEGYGVSVVSEIPAKKAEDAGLVKIVPVVDLDVVRYLYLVKSRRPKNPSAVKSFWEFVTKI from the coding sequence TTGGATCCAAAAATAAGTTACTTCCAAACATTCATAGTTGCAAGTAAAACAAAAAGTTTTTCGAAGGCAGCTAAAAGATTGGGGATTACTCAAGGAACTGTTAGCAATCACATATCAGCTCTTGAGAAATATTTTGATGCCCAACTCTTTTTAAGAACTCCAGAAGGTGTTGATTTAACCCCGGAGGGAAAAATATTTTATGAAAGAGCTGAAAAAATTTTGGATTTGTTGAATGAGGCAAAATTGTTAATGAGAGCTATACACGAAAACCCAGAAGGTTTTATTAGAATTTATGCATCAACAACTCCTGGGGAGCATATACTCCCATCAATCATCAAGGAGTATAAAAACACTTACAAAAATGTTGATTTTGAGATTACAATAACAGACTCTGAGAGATGTTTTAAAGCTTTGGATGAAGGATTAGCTGATATTGCTGCAGTAGGTTATTTGAAAAACAAAAACTATGAGCATACAATTATAGGAAAGGATAGGTTGGTTTTAATTGTTCCACCAAATCATCCACTTGCAGAGAAAGGTGTAGCCAAGCTTGAGGATATATTAAAGGAGGATTACATTGACAGAGAAGAAGGTTCTGGAACAAGGGAAGCTTTTATAAAGGCTTTAAATGATAAAGGCTATTCAATAATGGATTTAAATGTAATAATGAGATTGGGTAGTCATTCAGCAGTTATAACTGCAGTGTCTGAAGGTTATGGAGTTAGTGTTGTCTCAGAAATCCCTGCTAAAAAGGCAGAGGATGCTGGTTTAGTTAAGATAGTTCCAGTCGTAGATTTAGATGTTGTTAGGTATTTATATTTAGTTAAAAGTAGAAGACCTAAAAATCCAAGTGCAGTTAAATCATTCTGGGAGTTTGTCACAAAAATTTAA
- the dmpI gene encoding 4-oxalocrotonate tautomerase DmpI: MPTIVIEGPKLNVEKKRELVKKIYEIASDIYGIGHIVILIKENSPENVGINGKLLIDRKK, translated from the coding sequence ATGCCAACAATAGTTATAGAAGGACCAAAACTTAATGTTGAAAAGAAGAGAGAACTCGTTAAGAAAATTTATGAAATAGCTTCAGATATTTATGGGATAGGTCATATAGTAATCCTTATTAAAGAAAATTCTCCTGAAAATGTTGGAATTAATGGAAAATTATTGATAGATAGGAAAAAGTAA
- the hisE gene encoding phosphoribosyl-ATP diphosphatase, with translation MILEEVYEVIKQRIREKPEGSYVARLTIDDKKTAINKICEKVGEEATELILAAKDDKKDEIIYEAADLIFHTMVLLAYKNIEFEELLKEFERRKK, from the coding sequence ATGATTTTGGAGGAAGTTTATGAGGTTATTAAGCAGAGGATTAGAGAGAAACCTGAAGGCTCTTATGTTGCAAGATTAACAATCGATGACAAAAAAACTGCAATAAACAAAATATGTGAAAAGGTTGGAGAAGAGGCAACAGAGTTAATATTGGCGGCTAAAGATGACAAAAAGGATGAGATTATTTATGAAGCTGCTGATTTAATATTCCATACAATGGTGTTATTAGCTTACAAAAATATAGAGTTTGAAGAGCTTTTAAAAGAGTTTGAAAGAAGAAAAAAATAA
- a CDS encoding MFS transporter: MKFFGGDIFIVWITTFITMLGVGFIAPIMAIFAQTLGASNLEIGIIFGSFALARTIAQIPVGVLSDIYGKKFFIVCGTFFYGIFTLMYSFVSSVLGLLIVRIFTGIFSAFVTPVAGSYIAAIAPKGRLGEYMGIFNSSITLGFGVGPFVGGLLADMYGIKTPFYVCGFLGILAAIISYAKLKDIAFNENIKKDIKVSNLFSYEFLKNRNFLSSFIINTSYIMINSGIIAYLALYAIMYGISISQVGFIIAATNILIAIFQRRFGKLYDKFGNITIIIGVFIVALGMYLLSMSTTFLNILASLTIVAIGGSITSNSTTSLAIKDIPIYRKGEAMGLFTTSINIGMLIGAVSFGFLADILGIAGMYKFSAIFIILIGTICYLNIKK, from the coding sequence ATGAAATTTTTTGGCGGAGATATTTTTATCGTTTGGATTACCACATTCATAACAATGCTTGGCGTTGGATTCATAGCTCCAATAATGGCAATATTTGCCCAAACACTGGGGGCTTCAAATTTGGAAATTGGCATAATATTTGGTTCATTTGCACTAGCAAGGACTATAGCTCAAATTCCTGTTGGGGTGTTATCTGACATATACGGGAAGAAATTTTTCATCGTTTGTGGAACCTTTTTTTATGGAATTTTTACCTTAATGTATAGTTTTGTTAGCAGTGTTTTAGGTCTTTTAATTGTGAGGATTTTTACAGGAATCTTTTCAGCCTTTGTAACACCTGTAGCTGGCTCTTATATAGCTGCTATAGCTCCAAAAGGGCGATTAGGAGAGTATATGGGAATTTTTAACTCATCAATTACATTGGGTTTTGGAGTTGGACCGTTTGTAGGAGGGCTTCTCGCAGATATGTATGGGATTAAAACGCCATTTTATGTTTGCGGATTTTTGGGAATTTTGGCAGCGATTATAAGTTATGCAAAGTTGAAAGATATAGCTTTCAATGAAAATATAAAAAAAGATATTAAGGTATCAAATTTGTTTTCTTATGAATTTTTAAAAAATAGGAATTTCTTATCCTCTTTTATTATTAACACCTCTTATATAATGATAAATTCAGGAATAATTGCCTATTTGGCGTTATATGCAATCATGTATGGCATCTCCATATCTCAAGTTGGTTTTATAATTGCAGCAACAAACATATTAATAGCTATTTTTCAAAGAAGATTTGGGAAACTCTACGATAAGTTTGGGAATATAACCATTATTATTGGAGTTTTTATAGTAGCTTTAGGCATGTATCTGCTTTCAATGTCAACAACATTTTTGAATATATTAGCTTCATTAACAATTGTGGCAATTGGCGGCTCGATAACTTCAAATTCAACAACCTCTCTCGCAATTAAAGATATTCCAATATACAGGAAGGGCGAAGCTATGGGGCTTTTTACAACAAGTATAAATATTGGGATGCTTATAGGTGCAGTTTCATTTGGATTTTTGGCAGATATTTTAGGAATAGCAGGGATGTATAAGTTTTCAGCAATATTTATAATCCTCATTGGAACTATCTGTTATTTGAATATAAAAAAATAA
- a CDS encoding RNA-binding domain-containing protein, with protein MEVVIRARVKPTEDKYKVKKAILNIFPRAKLNFIEEDNEFRKWEGKTRNVDRLKELLRSQAILDAARMVLEKGMSEKATKFYLNKQAAYVGAVNFDIDTHGGIFVKILADENEDIMKIIKDIAPRTKGGVIINEDELEEEGENTEEIKNEVKNEEENNLKIKVIENYGD; from the coding sequence ATGGAGGTTGTAATTAGAGCAAGGGTGAAGCCCACTGAAGACAAATATAAGGTCAAAAAAGCTATACTAAATATATTCCCAAGAGCAAAATTGAACTTTATTGAAGAAGATAACGAGTTTAGGAAATGGGAAGGAAAAACAAGAAATGTAGATAGATTAAAAGAGCTTTTAAGAAGTCAGGCTATACTGGATGCTGCAAGAATGGTTTTAGAGAAAGGGATGAGTGAAAAGGCAACAAAATTTTATTTAAATAAGCAAGCTGCCTATGTAGGGGCGGTGAATTTTGATATAGACACACACGGAGGAATATTCGTCAAAATATTAGCTGATGAGAATGAAGACATTATGAAAATAATTAAAGATATTGCCCCAAGAACTAAAGGAGGAGTTATAATTAATGAGGATGAATTGGAAGAAGAGGGAGAAAATACTGAAGAAATTAAAAATGAAGTTAAAAATGAAGAGGAAAATAATTTAAAGATAAAAGTAATTGAGAATTATGGTGATTAG
- the ribH gene encoding 6,7-dimethyl-8-ribityllumazine synthase: MVNLGFVIAEFNRDITYMMEKVAEEHAEFLGAKVKYKVVVPGVFDMPLAVKKLLEKEDVDAVVTIGCVIEGETEHDEIVVHNAARKIADLSLEYNKPVTLGISGPGMTRLQAQERVDYGKRAVEAAVKMVKRLKALEE, encoded by the coding sequence ATGGTAAATCTCGGCTTTGTAATTGCTGAATTCAATAGGGATATAACCTATATGATGGAAAAAGTTGCTGAAGAACATGCTGAATTTTTAGGAGCTAAAGTTAAATACAAAGTTGTAGTTCCTGGAGTTTTTGACATGCCTTTAGCTGTTAAAAAATTGCTGGAAAAGGAAGATGTTGATGCAGTTGTAACAATTGGATGTGTTATTGAAGGAGAAACTGAGCATGACGAGATAGTTGTTCATAACGCAGCGAGAAAAATAGCTGATTTATCTTTAGAGTACAATAAACCAGTAACTTTAGGTATTTCAGGGCCAGGTATGACAAGATTACAAGCTCAGGAAAGAGTTGATTACGGTAAGAGAGCTGTTGAAGCGGCTGTTAAAATGGTTAAGAGATTAAAAGCTTTGGAAGAATAA
- a CDS encoding efflux RND transporter permease subunit — translation MLKEILSKVGEFSAKKPMVVIGIVILLTIFAATFIPNIKKQTSYEKMLPQDLPEVQEVYEVRDEFGGTDIVTIAVKVVPSDSSDKVTDIRDPRVLRAVKMLEDNLKTVDGITSVSSPVDVLIEMNGGTVPQSIDRVKELMRYIPESQRERMFNKDYSVMVITAFTDVGADEKKCDALYNAVKERIEETPFPAGVEAVPTGSIPMSAIVGRLMDESQAVTTTVAFLAIMLIIVLHFKKITSVALLSPLIFTLIWTGGFMGLFGLPLDMATTSVGSLILGLGIDYGIYFGSRYKEEREKGKSPEEAAITTVTYAGSSVLASAATTAAGLLSLTIAPLPAMANLGKVCAVGIAFCCILTVVFLPAVLVLEDKYLLPMMARLKRRLMGQ, via the coding sequence ATGTTAAAAGAAATTCTAAGCAAAGTTGGTGAATTTTCGGCAAAAAAACCAATGGTTGTGATTGGGATAGTTATCTTATTAACGATATTTGCTGCAACATTCATACCAAATATAAAGAAACAAACATCATATGAAAAAATGCTTCCTCAAGACCTTCCTGAAGTTCAGGAGGTTTATGAGGTCAGGGATGAATTTGGAGGAACGGATATTGTTACAATAGCAGTGAAAGTGGTTCCATCAGATTCAAGCGATAAAGTAACTGACATAAGAGACCCGAGGGTTCTAAGAGCGGTGAAAATGCTTGAAGATAACTTAAAAACAGTAGATGGAATAACAAGCGTTTCTTCTCCAGTAGATGTTTTAATAGAGATGAATGGAGGGACAGTTCCTCAAAGTATTGATAGAGTTAAGGAGCTTATGAGGTATATCCCCGAATCACAAAGAGAGAGGATGTTCAACAAGGATTACTCAGTGATGGTTATTACAGCGTTTACAGATGTTGGTGCAGATGAAAAGAAATGTGATGCCCTTTATAATGCAGTTAAGGAGAGAATTGAAGAAACTCCCTTCCCAGCAGGAGTTGAGGCAGTTCCAACTGGATCAATTCCAATGAGTGCAATTGTTGGACGTCTAATGGATGAGAGTCAAGCGGTAACAACTACAGTTGCTTTCCTTGCCATAATGCTGATTATAGTCCTTCACTTTAAAAAAATAACGTCAGTTGCGTTATTATCACCATTGATATTCACCCTTATCTGGACTGGAGGGTTTATGGGATTATTTGGACTTCCATTGGATATGGCTACAACTTCAGTAGGTTCGTTAATTTTAGGTTTAGGTATCGATTATGGGATTTACTTTGGAAGTAGGTATAAAGAAGAGAGGGAAAAAGGAAAAAGTCCAGAAGAAGCTGCAATAACAACTGTAACGTATGCAGGATCTTCAGTTTTAGCAAGTGCAGCAACAACTGCAGCAGGGCTTTTATCATTGACTATAGCTCCACTTCCAGCAATGGCAAACCTTGGTAAGGTTTGTGCAGTAGGGATTGCGTTCTGTTGTATCTTAACAGTTGTGTTCTTACCAGCAGTATTGGTGCTTGAAGATAAATATCTCCTACCAATGATGGCAAGATTAAAAAGAAGATTAATGGGGCAATAA
- a CDS encoding helicase HerA-like domain-containing protein — protein MNNGVIGYTVGETRIDELTFLAKEAPKVGDYVKINYDNSELLGMVESTIQGNMALEDILNIEHLEKIREFEDNSSYYILGKIKVLGDVGELEENGALKLPRVPPKPGIPIYKAEDELLKKVFGSGHLKIGRLVTREDVEVKLDANKLCSRHLAILAMTGMGKSNTVAVLLRELNKLKATVLVFDMHGEYRDIYCESEKLRVHVIEPKINIYRINNEDLCDLAGVDAQATKQRPYIRKAVKEIQEKFKESDFSTVEDYINAIIEKLDEYKSDDNYKKDESSIQTAIFRLEDMLQFRKNIITLHYNPINDIKEHYINVIPMEELDENAVDIVVSYIIKAVLDDRKKIIINNGRRAAKPIFMIFEEAHLIAPQNRKTRAKYYLSRIAREGRKFGVGLCLVSQRPKTLDAETLSQCSNLIISKLIEPTDQKHVQMASENLSEDLIRQLTSLNIGEAIVLGPCIKVPAIVKVDRFDGRYGGEDLDIVKIWEEDYMESENLKKSDNIEDNAFGEDDLFS, from the coding sequence ATGAATAATGGAGTTATTGGATATACAGTAGGAGAGACAAGGATTGATGAACTAACATTTTTGGCGAAGGAAGCTCCAAAAGTTGGAGATTATGTTAAAATAAATTATGATAACTCCGAATTATTGGGAATGGTTGAAAGCACAATCCAAGGAAACATGGCTTTAGAGGATATTTTAAATATTGAGCATTTAGAAAAGATTAGAGAATTTGAAGATAATTCCTCCTACTACATACTGGGAAAAATAAAGGTTTTAGGAGATGTTGGGGAATTGGAGGAAAATGGGGCTTTAAAGTTGCCAAGAGTTCCGCCAAAACCAGGAATTCCAATTTATAAAGCTGAAGATGAATTGTTAAAAAAGGTTTTTGGTAGTGGGCATTTAAAGATAGGGCGTTTGGTTACAAGGGAAGATGTGGAGGTTAAATTAGATGCAAACAAGCTATGCTCAAGGCATTTGGCAATATTGGCGATGACCGGGATGGGTAAGTCAAATACAGTGGCTGTTTTGCTTAGAGAGCTTAATAAGCTTAAAGCAACTGTTTTGGTCTTTGATATGCATGGGGAGTATAGAGATATTTACTGTGAAAGTGAAAAGCTTAGAGTTCATGTTATTGAGCCAAAAATAAACATTTATAGGATAAATAACGAAGATTTATGTGATTTGGCTGGAGTAGATGCACAGGCAACAAAGCAAAGGCCATACATAAGGAAGGCAGTTAAGGAAATCCAAGAAAAGTTTAAAGAAAGTGATTTTAGTACAGTTGAAGATTATATAAATGCAATAATTGAAAAATTGGATGAGTATAAGTCAGATGACAACTACAAAAAAGATGAGAGTAGTATTCAAACGGCTATATTTAGATTGGAGGATATGCTACAGTTTAGAAAAAATATCATAACCCTCCACTACAATCCAATTAATGACATTAAAGAGCATTACATAAATGTAATCCCAATGGAAGAGTTGGATGAGAATGCAGTAGATATCGTTGTTTCATATATAATTAAAGCAGTTTTAGATGATAGGAAGAAGATTATTATTAATAATGGGAGAAGAGCTGCTAAACCAATATTTATGATTTTTGAAGAAGCTCATTTAATAGCCCCTCAAAATAGAAAAACAAGGGCTAAATATTATTTAAGTAGGATAGCAAGGGAGGGAAGAAAGTTCGGAGTTGGTCTCTGCCTCGTCTCACAAAGACCTAAAACCTTAGATGCTGAAACCCTCTCCCAATGCTCTAACTTAATAATATCTAAGCTTATTGAGCCTACAGACCAAAAACACGTTCAAATGGCATCTGAAAATTTAAGTGAGGATTTAATTAGGCAATTAACAAGTTTAAACATTGGAGAGGCTATAGTTTTGGGGCCTTGCATAAAGGTGCCTGCAATTGTTAAAGTGGATAGATTTGATGGAAGATATGGAGGAGAAGATTTAGATATTGTTAAAATATGGGAAGAAGATTATATGGAATCTGAAAATCTAAAAAAATCAGATAATATTGAAGATAATGCGTTTGGAGAAGATGATTTATTCTCTTAA
- the thpR gene encoding RNA 2',3'-cyclic phosphodiesterase yields the protein MRLFLAIDIPEEIKEEIAKFQEQFKMKGIKLVEKENLHITVKFLGEVDEEKLKEILDLDLSIQPIKIKLKHIGTFPNSNYIRVIWIGAYNNNLIEIFKEVDKKLSNLGFKREREYVPHLTIGRVKFIDNKKKLKDRIEKYKDIDFGEFEAKHIKLYKSTLTPNGPIYEVIKEW from the coding sequence ATGAGGTTGTTTTTAGCAATTGATATCCCAGAAGAGATAAAAGAAGAAATAGCTAAGTTTCAAGAGCAATTTAAAATGAAAGGGATAAAGTTGGTAGAAAAAGAGAATTTACATATAACAGTTAAATTTTTAGGAGAAGTTGATGAAGAAAAATTAAAAGAAATATTGGATTTAGATTTATCAATTCAGCCAATAAAAATAAAATTAAAACACATTGGAACTTTTCCAAACTCTAACTATATAAGAGTCATCTGGATTGGGGCTTATAACAATAACCTTATAGAGATTTTTAAAGAAGTTGATAAAAAACTATCAAACTTAGGATTTAAAAGAGAAAGAGAATACGTTCCACATTTAACAATAGGAAGAGTTAAATTCATAGATAACAAGAAAAAACTAAAAGATAGAATTGAAAAATATAAAGATATTGACTTTGGAGAGTTTGAAGCAAAGCATATAAAGCTCTATAAATCAACTTTAACCCCAAACGGCCCAATATATGAGGTTATAAAAGAGTGGTGA
- a CDS encoding COG1361 S-layer family protein produces MNVGRYKLGLKEVFKKIALSMILLVAISSVSALQVDELQYQPNVIHPGDDVDVWIKVTNDNYDDEVKDIVVEISPHYPFELRQVNPIKGKATISHLNPGEADTVHFKLHVDENAPSRDYRIDVKVSYDEVDDEDTHHYEFTKIYYIHVYGIASFEIGGNFSLIPSKTQTVPIKIVNKGTGTAKEVNLYVGYSLSSVNAGSESITISAYGTTKNQQKALYYPIAVPLSNLPISPVGETKFYIGALEPGDGKVINLNLHTASNLVEGSYQIPAVITWIDEDGTKRAEQITIGAYVKGDITLDVSNVVTDPVEIKPGITYARIDVTVTNNGHAEAKDVELRLVTDEPFEDSWSNCNIKNIGNLLPGVSKTVSFYVDIDKYAPAKHYKLPIEITYLDAANNEYKAEKYIDIYVKPKPLFEIVTKEVNVIAGRDNQVQIMIKNIGNEKAERVKISVIKISGQPFDYPVKSDTIGTLYPNQTGVGSITITPDRSAESKPYYITLEIRCAGDSEEGDDNVYVYQEPLKVVVKNSASKAWSLLGVLAVVVAIALVVWYVFKRKNKE; encoded by the coding sequence ATGAATGTAGGAAGATACAAGCTTGGGTTAAAAGAAGTATTTAAAAAGATAGCTTTGTCGATGATTTTGCTTGTGGCTATATCTTCAGTTTCTGCCTTACAGGTTGATGAGCTTCAGTATCAGCCTAACGTCATTCATCCAGGGGATGACGTTGATGTTTGGATTAAGGTAACTAACGACAATTATGATGATGAGGTTAAGGACATAGTTGTTGAAATATCCCCACACTATCCATTTGAATTAAGGCAGGTAAATCCAATTAAGGGAAAGGCAACAATAAGCCATCTAAACCCTGGAGAAGCTGATACCGTCCACTTCAAACTACATGTTGATGAAAACGCTCCATCAAGAGATTATAGGATTGATGTGAAGGTAAGTTATGATGAAGTTGATGATGAAGACACTCACCACTACGAATTCACAAAAATATACTACATACACGTATATGGAATAGCAAGCTTTGAAATTGGTGGGAATTTTAGCTTAATTCCTTCAAAGACACAAACAGTTCCTATTAAAATTGTGAATAAAGGAACTGGAACCGCTAAAGAGGTTAATTTATATGTGGGATATTCTTTAAGCTCTGTAAATGCAGGTTCTGAGTCAATAACAATCTCTGCCTATGGAACAACAAAAAATCAGCAGAAGGCTTTATATTACCCAATAGCAGTTCCTTTATCTAATCTGCCAATTTCACCAGTAGGAGAAACAAAGTTCTATATAGGAGCTTTAGAGCCAGGTGATGGTAAGGTAATAAACTTAAACTTACATACTGCAAGTAATTTGGTTGAAGGTAGCTATCAAATTCCTGCAGTAATTACATGGATAGATGAAGATGGAACTAAAAGGGCTGAGCAAATAACTATTGGAGCTTATGTAAAAGGAGACATAACATTGGATGTATCAAATGTTGTAACCGACCCCGTAGAAATAAAGCCAGGAATCACTTACGCAAGAATTGATGTAACAGTAACAAACAATGGACATGCAGAGGCAAAAGATGTTGAATTAAGATTAGTAACTGATGAACCATTTGAAGATAGCTGGAGTAACTGCAATATAAAAAATATTGGCAACTTATTGCCAGGAGTTTCAAAAACAGTTTCTTTCTATGTTGATATAGATAAATACGCCCCTGCTAAACACTACAAACTACCAATTGAAATCACTTACTTAGATGCAGCAAACAACGAATATAAAGCTGAAAAATATATAGACATTTATGTTAAACCAAAACCATTATTTGAAATTGTAACAAAAGAAGTTAATGTAATTGCTGGAAGAGACAACCAAGTACAGATAATGATAAAAAATATTGGTAACGAAAAAGCGGAAAGAGTTAAGATTTCAGTAATTAAAATATCAGGACAGCCGTTTGACTACCCAGTTAAAAGTGACACCATAGGAACTCTCTACCCTAACCAAACAGGTGTTGGATCTATAACAATAACACCAGACAGAAGTGCTGAATCAAAACCATATTATATAACCTTAGAAATAAGATGTGCTGGAGATAGTGAAGAAGGAGACGACAACGTCTATGTCTACCAAGAACCATTAAAAGTAGTTGTGAAAAACTCTGCTTCAAAGGCTTGGTCATTGTTGGGAGTATTAGCGGTAGTTGTAGCTATTGCGTTAGTTGTGTGGTATGTATTCAAGAGAAAAAATAAAGAATAA